One window of Bos javanicus breed banteng chromosome 1, ARS-OSU_banteng_1.0, whole genome shotgun sequence genomic DNA carries:
- the LOC133246906 gene encoding olfactory receptor 5H8-like, with amino-acid sequence METKNATELREFILTGLTHQPEWQIPLFLLFFMIYLITVMGNAGLIALIYNDPQLHIPMYSFLGNLAFVDTWLSSTVTPKMLVNFLGKSKTISLSECKVQFFSFAISVTTECFLLATMAYDRYVAICKPLLYPVIMTNRLCMQLLVSSFVGGLIHALIHTGFLFRITFCNSNIILHFYCDVMPLIKISCTDPSINVLMIFIFSGSIQVFTILIVLVSYTLVLFTILKKKSLQGLRKAFSTCGAHLLSVSLYYGPLLFMYVRPGSTQADDQDMMDSLFYTVIIPFLNPIIYSLRNKKVIDSLTKMLKRDGCIS; translated from the coding sequence atggaaacaaaaaatgcAACGGAGCTGAGAGAGTTCATTCTCACAGGACTTACACATCAACCAGAGTGGCAAATTCCCCTGTTTCTGCTGTTCTTTATGATATATCTCATCACCGTCATGGGAAACGCTGGTTTGATTGCACTCATCTACAATGACCCTCAACTTCATATCCCGATGTACTCTTTTCTTGGGAATTTGGCCTTTGTGGATACTTGGTTATCATCCACAGTGACCCCCAAGATGCTAGTCAACTTCCTGGGCAAGAGTAAGACAATCTCTCTCTCTGAATGCAAGGTACAATTCTTTTCCTTTGCAATCAGTGTAACCACAGAATGTTTTTTGCTGGCAACCATGGCATATGATCGCTATGTAGCCATTTGCAAACCGTTACTTTATCCAGTGATTATGACCAATAGGCTATGCATGCAGCTGCTAGTCTCATCATTTGTAGGTGGCCTTATTCATGCCTTAATTCATACAGGTTTTTTATTCAGAATAACCTTTTGTAACTCTAACATAATACTTCATTTTTACTGTGATGTCATGCCACTGATTAAAATTTCTTGTACTGATCCTTCTATTAATGTTCtgatgatatttattttctctggctCAATACAGGTGTTCACCATTCTGATAGTTCTTGTCTCATATACACTTGTTCtctttacaatattaaaaaagaaatctttgcaaGGCTTAAGgaaggccttctccacctgtggggCCCACCTCCTGTCTGTCTCTTTATACTATGGGCCTCTTCTTTTCATGTATGTGCGGCCTGGATCCACACAAGCAGATGACCAAGATATGATGGACTCTTTATTTTACACTGTCATAATTCCTTTCTTAAATCCAATTATTTACAGCCTGAGAAATAAGAAAGTTATAGATTCCCTGACAAAAATGTTAAAGAGAGATGGTTGTATCTCATAG